From a region of the Solanum stenotomum isolate F172 chromosome 2, ASM1918654v1, whole genome shotgun sequence genome:
- the LOC125854533 gene encoding uncharacterized protein LOC125854533, which yields MTINRSGGGAIECCMCGDYGLSSELFKCKICQFRSQHRYCSNLYPKAQSYKICNWCLSPKDVSGEKTQNSSNSSSSCKNTTSDHNIIQDGPKSKKKLIIRNENNDIIGRTSPKGKIKGSNCNLKVQLINKNPIKLQKSPLLAARKRVIIDEVNIEEKIRRTKSEEMSNRGITRKVFKNRVRRYKLLDEVSS from the exons atgacAATCAACAGATCAGGAGGAGGAGCCATTGAGTGTTGCATGTGTGGAGATTATGGTTTATCTTCTGAGCTTTTCAAATGCAAAATTTGCCAATTTAGATCTCAACACAG atatTGTAGCAATTTGTATCCAAAAGCTCAGTCATATAAAATTTGCAATTGGTGCTTGAGTCCAAAAGATGTTTCTGgagaaaaaacacaaaattcatcaaactctTCATCATCATGTAAAAATACTACAAGTGATCATAATATTATTCAAGATGGTCCAAAGTCGAAGAAAAAATTGATCAttagaaatgaaaataatgataTTATTGGAAGAACAAGTCCAAAGGGGAAAATAAAGGGttctaattgtaatttgaaggtTCAACTAATCAACAAAAATCCCATCAAATTACAAAAGTCTCCTTTATTGGCTGCTAGAAAAAGGGTCATAATTGATGAGGtaaatattgaagaaaaaataaggAGGACAAAGTCAGAAGAAATGTCAAATAGAGGGATCACAAGAAAGGTATTTAAAAATAGGGTAAGAAGATATAAGCTCTTGGATGAAGTttcaagttaa
- the LOC125854517 gene encoding protein ALTERED SEED GERMINATION 2: protein MESLCFHDGNITNLINKRYLDVRHDSVHELQMHSSLVKRMALERELDGHQGCVNAIAWNSKGSLLISGSDDTRMNIWSYSGHKLLHSIETGHSANIFCTKFIPETSDELVVSGAGDAEVRLFHLSHQKGRGEDNTVTPAALFQCHTRRVKKLAVEVGNPHVVWSASEDGTVRQHDLREGASCPPAGSSRQECRNILLDLRCGARKSLADPPKQLFALKSCDISSTRPHLLIVGGSDAFARLYDRRMLPPLSSSQKKLPPPPCVSYFCPMHLSDRGRSNLHMTHVTFSPTGEEVLLSYSGEHAYLMDVNAAHGSSISYTSGDVSNLMNFAPLVNGIELQSSVSGIFLNGSSSKRIPAAKLEKCKRLMQMALKSLKEDSNFYYGIEACNEVLDGCRDEIGPLLSFECLCTRAAILLKRKWKNDAHMAIRDCHRARKFNSSSFRPLILIADALSQLGKHKEALEFAIGAQSLAPSDSEVALKVESIKEKIAAAEADKTNKANGGESRSDPRAGRVLSLSDILYRSDANSDASQDGPRSERDDSDDDDELELAFETSMSGDEGRDVDPSVLHGSLNLRIHRRGDSTGETGRENGSCGSPASSQKEKTAYQPETVIDMKQRYVGHCNVSTDIKQASFLGERGEYIASGSDDGRWFIWEKRTGRLIKMLHGDEAVVNCVQCHPYDCVVATSGIDNTIKIWTPTASVPSLVAGGAAGPETSNVLDAMESNQHRLCRTREAVLPFEFLERFRMHEFTEGSLHPFECTQS, encoded by the exons ATGGAATCACTCTGTTTTCACGACGGCAACATCACTAACTTGATCAACAAACGCTACCTCGACGTTCGCCAT GACTCTGTTCACGAATTGCAAATGCACTCCTCTTTGGTGAAAAGAATGGCTTTAGAAAGAGAACTAGAT GGGCATCAGGGTTGCGTGAATGCGATAGCTTGGAACTCAAAAGGCTCCCTTTTGATATCTGGATCAGATGATACAAGA ATGAATATCTGGAGTTACTCAGGCCACAAACTTTTGCATTCCATTGAGACTGGTCACAGCGCCAACATATTCTGCACAAAATTTATTCCAGAAACTTCTGATGAGCTAGTTGTTTCTGGAGCAGGAGATGCTGAA GTTCGTCTTTTTCATTTGTCTCATCAAAAGGGAAGAGGTGAAGACAATACCGTGACTCCAGCAGCACTATTTCAGTGTCATACCAGGAGGGTCAAAAAATTAGCT GTTGAAGTTGGGAATCCTCATGTAGTATGGAGTGCTAGTGAAGATGGGACTGTGAGACAGCATGATCTTCGGGAGGGTGCGTCTTGTCCCCCAGCTGGTTCTTCTCGTCAAGAATGCCGTAATATACTT CTTGACTTACGCTGTGGAGCTAGGAAATCATTAGCTGATCCTCCTAAACAGTTGTTTGCGCTGAAGTCGTGTGATATTAGCTCCACGAGGCCTCATTTGCTTATTGTTGGTGGAAG TGATGCTTTTGCTCGGTTGTATGATAGGAGAATGCTACCTCCATTATCCTCGAGTCAGAAAAAGCTTCCACCTCCACCTTGTGTCAGCTACTTCTGCCCAATGCATCTTTCTGATCGT GGACGTTCCAACTTGCATATGACTCATGTCACATTTAGTCCCACTGGTGAAGAGGTTTTGCTTAGCTATAGTGGAGAACATGCGTACTTGATGGATGTGAATGCTG CACATGGAAGTTCTATCTCATATACCTCTGGAGATGTGTCAAACCTGATGAATTTTGCTCCCTTGGTCAATGGAATCGAATTACAATCATCAGTTAGTGGAATCTTCTTAAATGGTTCTTCATCAAAAAGAATTCCAGCTGCGAAG CTAGAGAAATGCAAAAGATTGATGCAGATGGCACTAAAGTCTTTGAAAGAGGACTCCAACTTTTATTATGGGATAGAAGCTTGTAATGAAGTCTTAGACGGTTGCAGAGATGAGATTGGTCCCCTTCTATCCTTCGAATGCTTATGCACTCGTGCAGCAATATTGCTGAAG AGGAAGTGGAAAAATGATGCACATATGGCTATAAGAGACTGTCATAGAGCTAGAAAGTTTAATTCATCCTCCTTTAGGCCTCTTATTTTGATCGCTGATGCTCTTTCACAG TTAGGTAAACATAAAGAAGCTTTGGAGTTTGCTATTGGTGCACAATCCTTGGCTCCATCTGATTCTGAAGTTGCATTAAAGGTGgaaagtataaaagaaaaaattgctGCAG CTGAAGCAGACAAAACAAATAAGGCAAATGGTGGAGAATCTAGGTCTGATCCACGGGCAGGAAGAGTATTATCCCTAAGTGACATACTGTATCGTTCAGACGCAAACAGTGATGCATCGCAAGATGGTCCCAGGTCTGAAAGAGATGattctgatgatgatgatgaattAGAATTGGCTTTTGAAACATCAATGTCTGGTGATGAAGGACGAGATGTTGATCCTAGTGTCCTTCATGGAAGTTTGAACTTGAGAATCCACAGGAGAGGTGATTCCACTGGGGAGACTGGACGGGAAAATGGTTCATGTGGTTCGCCAGCCTCTAGTCAAAAAGAGAAAACAGCTTACCAG CCTGAAACAGTGATAGATATGAAGCAAAGATATGTTGGTCATTGCAACGTCAGCACTGACATCAAACAGGCGAGCTTTCTTGGTGAACGAG GTGAATATATTGCTAGTGGAAGTGATGATGGCAGATGGTTTATCTGGGAGAAACGAACTGGTAGATTGATAAAAATGCTTCATGGAGATGAAGCTG TTGTAAATTGTGTACAGTGCCACCCATATGATTGCGTTGTGGCTACCAGTGGAATTGATAACACCATTAAG ATTTGGACTCCGACTGCTTCTGTCCCTTCCCTTGTGGCTGGTGGAGCTGCAGGACCAGAGACTTCCAATGTGTTGGATGCAATGGAAAGCAATCAACATAGATTGTGCCGCACTCGTGAAGCTGTCCT GCCTTTTGAGTTTTTGGAGCGATTTAGGATGCATGAGTTTACAGAAGGCAGCTTACATCCATTTGAATGCACACAAAGCTGA